ATCGCGTACAGCCGCTTGCCGGCGTCGGAGTCGGTCTTCCACTCCGCGGTCTCGAGGGGACCGGGCAGCGATTCCTGGCTGATCTTCGAGACCAGGTCGTTCGGCACCGGCTCGAGCCATCCCGCGTCGGCGAACTCGGCCGTCCACACGACGTCCATGCCCATGAGATCGAGCCCGGCGTCGTTGCCGGACAGTCGGCGCGCCAACTGCAGACGCTGGTCGTCCGCGGCCTTGGGCAGCGCATGGGTGACGATGTTGTACTCACCGTTGGACGCGGCGCTGCACTTCTTGCCGACCTGGTCGATGAACGTCGCGCCGTCGGCGGGCGCGTACGCGTTGAGCGTGCCCGTCGTGTAGCCCGAACCGCAGGCGCTGACCCCGGGGATCACCACCGCGGCCGCGATGGCCGCGACCATCAGTTTCGACGCACCGGGGCGACGAAGAAATCCCCCCTGGTGCGGACGGGATGGCCCGCCCCCTGAAACCTTTTTCCCCGCCACGTGCGCCTCCTTGCGACCGGAGCACACGCACCAACTATCGGCGTGCACCTTCGAATGCCTGAGGCGTTACGTTATATGTGGCAATTCGTGACGCGCAACACATTCGGCATGATCGTCCCAACCCGATGCGAAATTGCCGCCCTGCGGCCACATCTTGTCGGTCGACACCGCCCCCGGACCACCCGAACACCGTCGACGATCGGCGCGGGTGTGGTAACGCGGTCCGATCAGATCGAGGTGCGCGCCAACAGGTCGCGAGCCTTCTCGGCGCTCTTGGGATCGCAGATCACGTCATAGCGACCGGCAACCAGCTGCATCGTCGAGGCGAAGTCGCGCTGCCCCTTCGTGGCCGCGTAGGGGATGGACGTCGAGATGACACCGAAGACGATGCCGCCGACGAGACCGAAAAGCAGTGGCACGATTGCGTTCCCGGTCACGACGAGACTGACCAGCAGCCCGAAGAACAGTCCGAGCCATGCGCCGGACACGATGCCACCACCGATCACCTTTCCCCAGGTGAGTCGGCCGAGCACCCGCTCGACCTGCATCAGATCGACCCCGACGATGGTCACGTCCTGGACCGAGAAGTTCTCGTCGGATAGGTAGTCGACCGCTTTCTGCGCCTCGGCGTAGGTGCCGTAGGAGCCGATGGGCCAGCCGGTGGGCGGCGTGGGGAGACCCGGGGTCTCGCGGCCGGTTCCGGGTCGCATCGGGTTGGTCATGTCTGGTGGTCCTCTCGTTGCAGGCCGGCGGCGCGGCCCTTCTGTGCGATCTTGCCCGCCATCGCAGCGCTCGCCTCGTCGATCATCTCACCGCGGTGGCGTACCGCGCCGCGTGCGCCACCGGGGCGCGACGTGGCCTCCCGATAGGCGTCGAGCAGGTTCTCGGCTGCGTCGTAGTCGCTCTGCCGTGGCGTGAAGGCCGCATTGGCCGTGTCGATCTGACCGGGGTGGATGACCCACTTCCCGTCGAATCCCAGGGCTGCGACCGCAGCAGCATTGCGGCGGAACGCATCTGGCGCATCGATGGCGAGGTAGGGCCCGTCGATCGCAGCCAGGCCGTGCGCGCGGGCCGCGATCAGCACCGACATCAGCACGTGGTGATGCGCGTCACCACGGGTGTACCCGTCGGGTTGCTCGCCGGTGGTCAGGGTCTGCATGCCCAGACTCGCCGCCATGTCCGCCGGTCCGAGCACCAACGACTCCAGACGCGGACTGGCCGAGGCGATCTCGTCGATCTTCGTCAGCGCGATCGCGTCCTCGATCTGCGCCTGGATCCCGATGGCCGACGGTTCGAGGTCGTGCTTGGTCTCGAGTTGGGTCAGCAGCAGGTCGATCGCCACGACCTCCGCACCCGAACGCACCTTCGGCACGATGATCGAGTCGATGTGCGCGCCCGCACCGGCCACCACCGCGATGAGATCGTCGTGGGTCCAGGGCGTGGACCAGCCGTTGACCCGCACCGCACGCCGCTGCCGACCCCATCCCGGATGGGCGAGCGCCTCGACGATCGTCGCCCGGGCGGTTTCCTTCTCGCTCGGGGCGACCGCGTCCTCGAGATCGCAGAACACCTCGTCGGCGGGCAGATCACGCGCCTTGCCCAGCATCTTCGCCGAACTGCCCGGAACGGCCAGCACCGACCGTCGCGAACCCGGCGACGACTGTGTCTGCATGCGTATCGACCTCTCCGCGAGCGGCTTCACAACGGGCGATGACTACCCTTACAGCCATGGCAGCAGTGAGCAAGGTGTTCGTGGCCAGGCTCGCGGGCCTGGCGGTACTCGGTCCGGACGGCGAATCGATCGGCCGGGTGCGTGACCTCGTGCTCGCCCTGCGCTACGACACCGCCCAACCGCGTGCGCTCGGTCTCGCCGTCGAACTGTCCACGCGACGACGGATCTTCGTCCCGATGCTGCGCGTCACCACCATCGAGCCGAACTCGGTGACGCTCAACACCGGAACCGTCAGCATGCGACGACTCAACCTCCGCCCCGGCGAGGCGCTGGCCATCGGTCAGATCCTCGATTCCCGCGTCCGGATCGCCGACCCGGACATCCCCGAGTTGGCGAGCACCGACGCGACCGTCGTCGATCTGGGCATCGAGCGCAACCGCACCCGGGACTGGACGGTCTCGCGGGTGGCGGTCCGCGGCCTGCGATCACGACTGGGCCGACGAGGCGGCACGCACGTCGTGGACTGGAACACCGTCCGGGGCCTCACCCACAGCGCCCTGGAACTCCCGGGACAGGGTGTCGCCCAGGCGCTCTCGCAGTTCGACGGCATGCGTGCGGCCGACGTGGCCAACGCCCTGCGCGAGCTGCCACCGAAGCGGCGGATGGAGATCGCCGCCGCGCTCGACGACGAACGTCTGGCCGACGTCATCCAGGAGCTGCCCACCGACGACCAGACCGAGCTCATCGGCCGCATGGAGGTGGACCGCGCCGCGGACGTGCTCGAGGCCATGGACCCCGACGACGCGGCCGACCTCCTCGGCGAGCTGCCCGACGCCGAGGCCGAGGCGCTGCTGCAACTGATGGACCCGATCGAGTCCGAGCCCGTCCGTCGGCTGCTCTCGCACTCCCCCGACACCGCGGGCGGTCTGATGACGCCCGAACCGCTGGTCGTGACCGCGTCGACCACCATCGCCGAGGCGCTGGCCCGGGCCCGCAACATCGACCTGACTCCGGCCTCGGCGAGCCTGACGTTCGTCGTGCGACCACCCACGGCCACGCCCACCGGCAAGTACCTGGGGTGTGTCCACCTGCAGGCGCTGCTGCGTGAGCCACCCGCCAACCTCGTCGGCGGCATCCTCGACACCGACCTCGCGCACCTCAACCCCGAGGACTCGCTGGAGACCGTCACCCGGTACTTCGCGACCTACAACCTGGTGTGCGGACCGGTCGTCGACGAGGAGGGCCATCTGCTCGGCGCGGTCACCGTCGACGACCTCCTCGACCATCTGCTGCCCGAGGACTGGCGTGAGACCGAACCGCAGGACGTCACCCCGGCCGCCGGGGCGAGCTCGTGAGCCCGGACGCGTCTCGGCCGGCGCGCGGCAAGCTCGACACCCCCCGTAGCGGGCGTCGCCGGTTCCGTTTCCACCTCGACTCCGACATCGTCGGCGTCTACAGCGAACGACTGGCCCGGTTCCTCGGGACGGGTCGGTATCTGGGCATCCAGACCATCGTCGTCATCGTGTGGATCACCCTGAACCTGGTGGCGATCAGCATCCGATGGGACCCGTACCCGTTCATCCTGCTCAACCTCGCGTTCTCGACCCAGGCCGCCTACGCGGCCCCGCTGATCCTGCTCGCGCAGAACCGGCAGGAGAACCGGGACCGGGTGGCGCTGGAGGAGGATCGGATGCGGGCCGAGCAGACCAAGGCCGACACCGAGTTCCTCGCCCGCGAGCTCGCCGCCGTGCGCTTGGCCGTCGGCGACACCGTGACGCGCGACTATCTGCGCAAGGAACTCGACGACCTGCTGACCGAGATGACCACGCAGCTCAAGAAGGCCGAGAAACGTCGGAACTCGGAGAACAAGAGCGGCGAGGGGCCGAAAGGTGAGCCCAAGGGCGGCTCGAAACGCGATTCCGCCGACGACTGAGCGTGAACGATCGGTTGTGACCGATCCGCTACGTCACCGTGACCCCATATGTATCGTGGGTCACAGTCCCGGGTCGGGGGATGATGTGAAGATCGGCGAGAACGGAGCTTTCCCAACGTGTCTCGATTCTCGGTGCCCCCCTCGCTTCGTGAGCACTTCCCACGCCGCGCGGTGTCGTTGAGCGTCGCGAGCATCCTCATCGGGGTGTTCGTCCTCGGAGCGGCCACCTCCAGCGCCCAGCGGCAGCCGGCCTCGGTGACCACCGAGGCCGCCGCCCGCGCTGCCGCGCCCGTCGCCGAGGTACTCCCCGGCGCGACCCGCACGCCCGCCGGATTCGCACCGCCCGCCGCGCGACCCGCCGCCGCCGTCGAGGCACTGCGCGTCCTCGCCCCCGCCCTGCCACCGGGACCGCTCGGGATCCCCGGCATCGTCCTGCAGGCCTACAAGCTCGCGGCCGACCGTGTGGGTGCGGAGAACGGCGCCTGCAAGCTCCCCTGGTTCCTGCTCGCCGGGATCGGTCGCATCGAGTCGGGCCACGCCGGCGACGGGTCGGTGGACACCTCCGGTACCACCATCAACCCCATCGAGGGTCCCCTGCTCAACGGCACCCTCGCGGGCAACGCCGTCATCACCGACACCGACAAGGGCGCGATCGACGGGGACGCGACGCACGACCGGGCCATGGGACCCATGCAGTTCATCCCGAGCACCTGGGCGGCCTGGGGAACCGACGCGAACGGCGACGGCAGGGCCGATCCCAACAACATCTTCGACGCGACCCTCGCCGCGGGCCGCTATCTCTGCTCCGGGGTCAGCGACATCATGTCCGCCTCGCATCGGGTGAGTTCGGTACTGCGCTACAACAATTCCGTCGAGTACGCGAACAACGTCCTGACCTGGGCGTTGGCGTACGCCACCGGGGCGTTGCCCACCGCGGGCATCCTCGAACCCAAGCGTCCGCCGTCGACCAGGGTGTCCGCGCCGGTCACCGCGCCCGGCTCCCCGGCACGCACACCGTCGGCGCCCGGCGCTCCCCCGGCGTCCGGCGCCCCGTCCGCTGCGGCCGGACCGACCGCCCGCTTCACGAAGGTGAACACCCGTTTCACCACCCCGGCCACGATCGTCGTCACGTCACCGGCCGGTCCGGTGACCTGCACGGTCGACCTGACCGGCGCGACCAGCACCGACGGGACGACCGCCACCATCAGCAAGGCCACGGTCCGCGGCGCGAACGCGCTGTGCGGTCTGGCCCGCACCGCGGGCATCCCCTGGACGGTGACACCCACGAGCGCGACGGCCGTCGAGATGTCGAACGTCGGTATCGACGCACTGGGCACGCGATGTGAGCCGGTCGTGCTGGCCGGCCCCCTGACCGATGCCCTCACGCCGACGACCGACGCCACCGGCACCTGCACGGTGCGCAGCCTGACACTGCGGCCCACCCCCGCCCTCGCGTCGGCATAGCCGGACGGCGGGTCCGACCCGTCCGCCGCGGCGGATAGTCTGGTCAGCGATGACTGACAACTCCCCACGTACCCCCGCGGACACCGAATCGGCGATCCGGATCGCGCTGTCGAAGGTGACCGATCCCGAGATCGGCAAACCCATCACCGATCTCGGCATGGTCAAGTCCATCGCCGTCGCCCCGGACGGCAGCGTCGACGTCGGTATCTACCTGACCACCTCGGGTTGTCCGCTGCGTACCGAGATCACCGACCGCGTCACGACCGCGGCCGCCGACGTGCCCGGCGTCGGAGCGGTCCGGGTCGAACTCGACGTCATGGACGACGCCCAGCGCACCGAGCTCCGCAAGTCCCTGCGCGGTGACCGCGCCGAACCGGTGATCCCCTTCGCACAGCCGGGCTCGCTGACCCGCGTCTACGCCGTCGCATCCGGCAAGGGCGGAGTCGGCAAGTCGAGCGTCACGGTCAACCTCGCCGCGGCGATGGCGCAGCGCGGTCTCACCGTGGGTGTCCTCGACGCGGACATCTA
This window of the Williamsia phyllosphaerae genome carries:
- a CDS encoding lytic murein transglycosylase; this encodes MPPSLREHFPRRAVSLSVASILIGVFVLGAATSSAQRQPASVTTEAAARAAAPVAEVLPGATRTPAGFAPPAARPAAAVEALRVLAPALPPGPLGIPGIVLQAYKLAADRVGAENGACKLPWFLLAGIGRIESGHAGDGSVDTSGTTINPIEGPLLNGTLAGNAVITDTDKGAIDGDATHDRAMGPMQFIPSTWAAWGTDANGDGRADPNNIFDATLAAGRYLCSGVSDIMSASHRVSSVLRYNNSVEYANNVLTWALAYATGALPTAGILEPKRPPSTRVSAPVTAPGSPARTPSAPGAPPASGAPSAAAGPTARFTKVNTRFTTPATIVVTSPAGPVTCTVDLTGATSTDGTTATISKATVRGANALCGLARTAGIPWTVTPTSATAVEMSNVGIDALGTRCEPVVLAGPLTDALTPTTDATGTCTVRSLTLRPTPALASA
- a CDS encoding general stress protein encodes the protein MTNPMRPGTGRETPGLPTPPTGWPIGSYGTYAEAQKAVDYLSDENFSVQDVTIVGVDLMQVERVLGRLTWGKVIGGGIVSGAWLGLFFGLLVSLVVTGNAIVPLLFGLVGGIVFGVISTSIPYAATKGQRDFASTMQLVAGRYDVICDPKSAEKARDLLARTSI
- a CDS encoding magnesium transporter MgtE N-terminal domain-containing protein codes for the protein MAAVSKVFVARLAGLAVLGPDGESIGRVRDLVLALRYDTAQPRALGLAVELSTRRRIFVPMLRVTTIEPNSVTLNTGTVSMRRLNLRPGEALAIGQILDSRVRIADPDIPELASTDATVVDLGIERNRTRDWTVSRVAVRGLRSRLGRRGGTHVVDWNTVRGLTHSALELPGQGVAQALSQFDGMRAADVANALRELPPKRRMEIAAALDDERLADVIQELPTDDQTELIGRMEVDRAADVLEAMDPDDAADLLGELPDAEAEALLQLMDPIESEPVRRLLSHSPDTAGGLMTPEPLVVTASTTIAEALARARNIDLTPASASLTFVVRPPTATPTGKYLGCVHLQALLREPPANLVGGILDTDLAHLNPEDSLETVTRYFATYNLVCGPVVDEEGHLLGAVTVDDLLDHLLPEDWRETEPQDVTPAAGASS
- a CDS encoding DUF1003 domain-containing protein — translated: MSPDASRPARGKLDTPRSGRRRFRFHLDSDIVGVYSERLARFLGTGRYLGIQTIVVIVWITLNLVAISIRWDPYPFILLNLAFSTQAAYAAPLILLAQNRQENRDRVALEEDRMRAEQTKADTEFLARELAAVRLAVGDTVTRDYLRKELDDLLTEMTTQLKKAEKRRNSENKSGEGPKGEPKGGSKRDSADD
- a CDS encoding HpcH/HpaI aldolase/citrate lyase family protein, coding for MQTQSSPGSRRSVLAVPGSSAKMLGKARDLPADEVFCDLEDAVAPSEKETARATIVEALAHPGWGRQRRAVRVNGWSTPWTHDDLIAVVAGAGAHIDSIIVPKVRSGAEVVAIDLLLTQLETKHDLEPSAIGIQAQIEDAIALTKIDEIASASPRLESLVLGPADMAASLGMQTLTTGEQPDGYTRGDAHHHVLMSVLIAARAHGLAAIDGPYLAIDAPDAFRRNAAAVAALGFDGKWVIHPGQIDTANAAFTPRQSDYDAAENLLDAYREATSRPGGARGAVRHRGEMIDEASAAMAGKIAQKGRAAGLQREDHQT